One genomic window of Xanthobacter dioxanivorans includes the following:
- a CDS encoding NADP-dependent malic enzyme, translating into MASNISEDLRSGALVYHRLPRPGKLEIQATKPLGNQRDLALAYSPGVAAACEAIAADPLLAAELTIRANLVAVVSNGTAVLGLGNIGPLAGKPVMEGKAVLFKKFAGIDVFDIEIDALTVERMVDVVSALEPTFGGINLEDIKAPECFEVERLLRERMKIPVFHDDQHGTAIIVGAAVRNALEVGNRKIEDLKIVASGAGAAALACLNLLVTLGAKKENIWVCDIEGLVYEGRNTLMDPYKEIYAQKTDKRTLDEVIDGAHIFLGLSAGGVLTPEMVKKMADHPLILALANPTPEIMPELAREARPDAMICTGRSDFANQVNNVLCFPYIFRGALDVGATDINAEMKMAAVEAIAALARETPSDVVARAYGGETRSFGPDSLIPSPFDPRLILRIAPAVAKAAMDTGIATRPIADMDAYIERLDHFVFRSGFIMRPLFAQAKRNMKRVVYAEGEDERVLRAVQAVVEEGIARPTLVARPNVLEARIKRFGLSIRTGHDFDLINPEDDPRYRDYVRTYVEVAGRRGVTPDAARTLVRTHPTVIGALMMHRGEADAMLCGIEGRFTRHLRQVRDIIGLAPGVKELAALSLLITPKGNFFICDTQIQTEPTAADLAEMTVLAAAHVRRFGLEPRVALLSHSNFGSHETLSAKRVRAALAIVREREPGLQVDGEMQADAALVEDIRRHSFPNSSLNGVANVLVMPDLDAADIAYNMIKVLGDALPVGPILMGTAKPVHILGPSITARGIVNMTAVAVAEAQTAG; encoded by the coding sequence ATGGCGTCCAATATTTCCGAGGATCTGCGTTCGGGCGCGCTCGTCTATCACCGTTTGCCGAGGCCGGGAAAGCTGGAGATCCAGGCCACCAAGCCGCTGGGCAACCAGCGTGATCTCGCCCTCGCCTATTCCCCCGGCGTCGCCGCCGCCTGCGAAGCCATCGCCGCCGACCCGCTGCTGGCCGCCGAGCTCACCATCCGCGCGAATCTCGTCGCCGTCGTCTCCAACGGCACGGCGGTGCTGGGCCTCGGCAACATCGGCCCGCTCGCCGGCAAGCCGGTGATGGAGGGCAAGGCTGTCCTGTTCAAGAAATTCGCCGGCATCGACGTGTTCGACATCGAGATCGACGCCCTCACCGTCGAGCGGATGGTGGACGTGGTGAGCGCGCTGGAGCCCACCTTCGGCGGCATCAACCTGGAAGACATCAAGGCGCCCGAGTGCTTCGAGGTGGAGCGCCTGCTGCGCGAGCGGATGAAGATCCCGGTCTTCCACGACGACCAGCACGGCACGGCCATCATCGTCGGTGCCGCGGTGCGCAACGCGCTGGAGGTGGGCAACCGCAAGATCGAGGATCTGAAGATCGTCGCCTCCGGCGCGGGGGCGGCGGCGCTCGCCTGCCTCAACCTGCTCGTCACGCTCGGCGCGAAGAAGGAAAACATCTGGGTCTGCGACATCGAGGGCCTGGTTTATGAGGGCCGCAACACCCTCATGGATCCCTACAAGGAGATCTACGCCCAGAAGACCGACAAGCGGACCCTGGACGAGGTGATCGACGGCGCGCACATCTTCCTCGGCCTGTCCGCCGGCGGGGTGCTGACGCCCGAGATGGTGAAGAAGATGGCGGACCACCCGCTCATCCTCGCCCTCGCAAACCCGACCCCCGAGATCATGCCCGAGCTCGCCCGCGAGGCGCGGCCCGACGCCATGATCTGCACCGGCCGCTCGGACTTCGCCAACCAGGTCAACAACGTCCTGTGCTTCCCCTACATCTTCCGCGGGGCGCTGGACGTGGGGGCGACCGACATCAATGCCGAGATGAAGATGGCGGCGGTGGAGGCCATCGCCGCGCTCGCCCGCGAGACGCCCTCCGACGTGGTGGCCCGTGCCTATGGCGGGGAGACCCGCTCCTTCGGTCCGGATTCGCTCATTCCCTCGCCGTTCGACCCGCGCCTCATCCTGCGCATCGCGCCGGCGGTGGCCAAGGCGGCCATGGACACCGGCATCGCCACGCGGCCCATCGCCGACATGGACGCCTATATCGAGCGGCTCGACCATTTCGTCTTCCGCTCCGGCTTCATCATGCGGCCCCTGTTCGCGCAGGCGAAGCGCAACATGAAGCGGGTGGTCTATGCCGAGGGCGAGGACGAGCGGGTGCTGCGCGCCGTGCAGGCCGTGGTGGAGGAAGGCATCGCCCGTCCCACCCTCGTCGCCCGCCCCAACGTGCTGGAGGCCCGCATCAAGCGCTTCGGCCTGTCCATCCGCACCGGCCACGATTTCGACCTCATCAATCCCGAGGACGATCCGCGCTACCGCGACTATGTGCGCACCTATGTGGAGGTGGCCGGCCGCCGCGGCGTGACCCCGGACGCGGCGCGCACCCTCGTGCGCACCCATCCCACGGTCATCGGCGCCCTCATGATGCATCGCGGCGAGGCCGACGCCATGCTGTGCGGCATCGAGGGCCGCTTCACCCGGCATCTGCGCCAGGTGCGCGACATCATCGGCCTCGCGCCGGGGGTGAAGGAACTGGCGGCGCTGTCGCTGCTCATCACGCCCAAGGGCAACTTCTTCATCTGCGACACGCAGATCCAGACCGAGCCCACCGCCGCCGATCTGGCCGAGATGACCGTGCTCGCCGCCGCCCACGTGCGCCGCTTCGGCCTGGAGCCGCGAGTCGCGCTTTTGTCCCACTCCAACTTCGGCAGCCACGAGACGCTCTCGGCCAAGCGCGTGCGTGCGGCCCTCGCCATCGTGCGCGAGCGGGAACCGGGCCTGCAGGTGGACGGGGAGATGCAGGCGGATGCGGCGCTGGTGGAGGATATCCGCCGCCACAGCTTCCCCAACTCGTCGCTGAACGGCGTCGCCAACGTGCTGGTGATGCCCGACCTCGACGCCGCCGACATCGCCTACAACATGATCAAGGTGCTGGGCGACGCACTCCCCGTGGGGCCGATCCTGATGGGCACCGCGAAGCCGGTGCACATCCTCGGCCCCTCCATCACCGCCCGTGGCATCGTCAACATGACGGCCGTGGCGGTGGCCGAGGCGCAGACGGCGGGTTGA
- a CDS encoding DUF2059 domain-containing protein, which translates to MLVVASLVFPVAARADEASDKAALARQAVDLSIAPGLDGRIARMIGQAVEKLPADKQAQARADLLKAAAGTREDLVGVFATYYAGAFTVAELKELSAFYSSPVGRKVVQVEENKPAAVDAAIQQQIMKLVALANTPAPVR; encoded by the coding sequence TTGCTTGTTGTTGCATCCTTGGTCTTTCCGGTTGCCGCACGGGCCGACGAGGCATCCGACAAGGCCGCTTTGGCGCGGCAGGCGGTTGACCTGTCGATTGCTCCCGGCCTCGACGGGCGGATCGCGCGGATGATCGGGCAGGCTGTCGAAAAGCTGCCCGCCGACAAGCAGGCGCAGGCTCGCGCCGATCTGCTGAAGGCCGCCGCCGGCACCCGCGAGGATCTGGTCGGCGTGTTCGCCACCTATTATGCCGGCGCATTCACGGTCGCCGAACTCAAGGAACTCTCCGCCTTCTATTCGAGCCCCGTCGGCCGCAAGGTCGTGCAGGTGGAGGAGAACAAGCCGGCGGCGGTGGATGCCGCCATCCAGCAGCAGATCATGAAGCTGGTGGCGCTGGCCAATACGCCCGCCCCCGTCCGCTGA